A single genomic interval of Aquificaceae bacterium harbors:
- a CDS encoding phosphatidylglycerophosphatase A: protein MWQELIATGFYVGRFRYAPGTVGTLLGVPLVYLLVYKWWLTLLFGLLLYAVAVWSANYMIELTREEDPEEVVIDEIVGYFFSFLFIEPTLKTMAVAFITFRVLDILKPYPIKLFEKLPKGHGVVADDVVAGIMNAVILYFLFG, encoded by the coding sequence ATGTGGCAGGAGTTAATCGCCACGGGCTTTTACGTGGGACGTTTTAGGTATGCACCGGGCACGGTGGGAACTCTTCTTGGTGTCCCTCTTGTTTATCTGCTTGTTTACAAGTGGTGGCTCACCTTACTTTTTGGGCTTTTGCTGTATGCGGTTGCGGTCTGGTCTGCCAACTATATGATAGAGCTAACAAGGGAGGAAGACCCAGAAGAGGTGGTAATAGACGAGATAGTAGGCTACTTCTTCTCTTTTCTCTTTATTGAACCTACACTAAAGACCATGGCGGTTGCCTTCATAACCTTTAGGGTCTTGGATATACTAAAGCCCTATCCCATAAAGCTCTTTGAAAAACTGCCAAAGGGTCATGGTGTAGTGGCGGACGATGTGGTCGCAGGTATTATGAACGCAGTCATACTGTATTTTCTTTTTGGCTAA
- a CDS encoding lysylphosphatidylglycerol synthase domain-containing protein → MKKLLPFVLTLLFLAFLFYFVPVGELLSSLKDVELKNLLFAFFLYSLSQLVRSIRWKLLLRNLSLYQVFLINSANILFNNLLPARTGELSWFYYAKRLGVNLSASLWSFFMGRLYDLLTLFFLLFLSFSVVNLYALLASVLVLILSLNLRLGYLLLPNRGRFGELKDFIKRELSFSLSFLLFLLSSLSHSLKFLALIVLLPIDSMDIYKGFLAFLGGELSSVLPIHSFMGFGTYEFAFGIPLKLLGESLREWLKMGFVFHSFLLLSSFLWGVPSALILSRYRA, encoded by the coding sequence TTGAAAAAACTCCTTCCCTTTGTCCTTACCCTTCTTTTCCTTGCTTTCCTTTTTTACTTTGTCCCTGTAGGTGAGCTTCTTTCCAGTCTAAAGGATGTTGAGCTTAAAAACCTGCTTTTTGCCTTTTTTCTATACAGCCTTAGCCAGTTAGTGAGGTCTATAAGATGGAAACTGCTTTTGAGAAACCTAAGCCTATATCAGGTTTTTCTCATAAACTCCGCTAACATACTCTTTAACAACCTTCTGCCCGCAAGGACTGGAGAACTTAGTTGGTTTTACTATGCAAAAAGGCTTGGAGTTAACTTGAGTGCTTCCCTTTGGTCTTTCTTTATGGGACGATTATATGACCTTCTTACCCTCTTTTTTCTGCTTTTTCTTAGCTTTTCTGTGGTTAATCTTTATGCACTTTTGGCTTCTGTGCTTGTTTTAATTTTATCTTTGAATTTAAGGTTAGGATATTTGCTCCTGCCTAATAGAGGCAGGTTTGGTGAGTTAAAGGATTTTATCAAAAGGGAGCTTAGTTTTAGCTTGTCTTTTTTACTTTTTCTGCTTTCCTCTCTGTCTCATAGCCTAAAGTTCTTAGCCTTAATTGTTTTACTGCCTATAGATAGCATGGATATATACAAGGGCTTTCTTGCTTTTCTTGGTGGAGAGCTTAGCTCTGTGCTTCCTATTCATAGCTTTATGGGTTTTGGCACTTACGAGTTTGCCTTTGGAATTCCTCTTAAACTTTTGGGTGAGAGCCTAAGGGAGTGGCTAAAAATGGGCTTTGTCTTTCATAGCTTTTTGCTTTTGTCTTCTTTCCTTTGGGGTGTGCCTTCCGCACTTATTCTAAGCAGATACAGAGCCTAA
- a CDS encoding DUF4388 domain-containing protein, with translation MALTGDLKTFSLVDILQIIAKDRRSGILIVEWQDIAIAYYVKDGQIIFARPIDKVYRVYADKDFDLLIEKLRISKDNLFRTVQRFLIERLHMREGVFSFTPGFVKYDSTYPVAYPIENIIMMASRTLSPEEVERKISDELIVFEPVEGSEEKLKKVELTPEEKKVFSLIDGERTVYDIRKDSGLDNLTVDRALYGFLALGVIKRKRKEKKQKPSIALDLLMKIIERIKEL, from the coding sequence ATGGCTCTAACAGGCGACCTGAAAACTTTTAGCCTTGTGGATATACTACAGATAATAGCTAAAGACAGGAGGAGCGGAATACTCATCGTGGAATGGCAGGATATAGCAATAGCCTACTATGTGAAGGATGGGCAAATAATCTTTGCACGTCCAATTGACAAGGTTTACAGAGTCTACGCAGACAAAGACTTTGACCTTCTAATAGAAAAGCTTCGTATATCAAAGGATAATCTCTTTAGGACTGTGCAGAGGTTTCTTATTGAAAGGCTTCATATGAGGGAAGGTGTGTTCTCCTTCACACCCGGTTTTGTTAAATACGATTCCACCTATCCAGTGGCATACCCTATTGAAAATATAATAATGATGGCATCCCGTACTCTTAGTCCGGAGGAGGTCGAAAGGAAGATATCTGATGAACTTATCGTCTTTGAACCAGTGGAAGGTTCTGAGGAGAAATTAAAGAAGGTAGAGCTTACTCCAGAGGAGAAAAAGGTCTTTTCCCTTATAGATGGTGAGAGGACAGTATATGACATAAGAAAGGATTCTGGTCTTGACAATCTCACAGTAGACAGAGCTCTCTATGGCTTTCTTGCCCTTGGAGTTATAAAGAGAAAGAGAAAGGAAAAGAAACAAAAACCTTCAATAGCTCTTGACCTTTTAATGAAGATAATAGAAAGAATAAAAGAGTTATGA
- a CDS encoding permease has protein sequence MELFEKFFFSLYDYTLDILPFFLIAVLITSLLQGFTKLSWLKVFLKNKRTAPIYTGFLGGLLPLCSCSMLPVANLINSMSRSYAPVLSFLIVAPVVSPITLLLTYGYFGLPMTALRLFGTLGFALLFAYTADLFFKKPSSLPLFFGGASQSGWKSFGTYFKDNFFGIGKYLLLGIVIASFIKTLIPPELIRPIAGSFLSYPLVSFASIPIYMCSGEEVPIAKALRDIGFSSGVSLTFMLGGTGICMPTIIATLKFLPKGLVVAYVIFWISFSTVMGILYDMLLWKF, from the coding sequence ATGGAACTTTTTGAAAAGTTTTTCTTTTCCTTGTATGACTACACCTTGGATATACTTCCCTTCTTCTTAATTGCGGTCCTCATAACCTCTCTCCTGCAAGGCTTTACAAAACTTAGCTGGCTAAAAGTATTTCTCAAAAATAAAAGAACCGCACCCATATACACAGGGTTTCTGGGTGGACTTTTGCCCCTTTGCTCTTGCTCCATGCTTCCTGTGGCAAACCTTATAAATAGTATGTCAAGGAGCTATGCACCCGTCCTCTCCTTTCTCATAGTAGCTCCTGTGGTATCTCCCATAACTCTACTTCTCACATACGGATATTTTGGTCTTCCTATGACTGCCCTTAGATTGTTTGGCACCTTAGGCTTTGCCTTACTTTTTGCCTATACCGCAGACCTCTTTTTCAAAAAGCCAAGTAGTCTGCCCCTTTTCTTTGGTGGTGCAAGTCAAAGCGGATGGAAATCCTTTGGCACATACTTCAAGGACAACTTCTTTGGAATAGGTAAATACCTCCTTCTTGGTATAGTCATAGCGTCTTTCATAAAAACCCTCATACCACCAGAGCTCATAAGACCCATAGCGGGAAGTTTTCTTTCCTATCCTTTGGTCTCCTTTGCATCCATACCCATATATATGTGTTCTGGTGAAGAAGTTCCCATAGCTAAGGCTCTAAGAGATATAGGCTTTAGCTCGGGTGTGTCCCTTACCTTCATGCTTGGTGGCACGGGTATATGCATGCCTACAATAATCGCAACCCTTAAGTTTCTGCCAAAGGGTTTAGTGGTTGCCTATGTGATTTTTTGGATTAGCTTTTCTACAGTTATGGGTATTCTTTACGATATGCTTTTATGGAAATTTTAG
- a CDS encoding ATP/GTP-binding protein, whose product MMKAVKKKKKIKIVIAGPFAAGKTQFIETVSEIKPVKTERKTQAVGEKNVKEYTTVAMDFGKIRIDDEHELYLFGTPGQSRFDFMWEILGEGALGIIILVDSTDPSTFHEARKIINFFQSRFPVPMVVGANKQDLPNAWPPEDVAFALDISEDEGIPVLPVSAIDKESVKKVLLALLEIIREELSA is encoded by the coding sequence ATGATGAAGGCTGTAAAGAAGAAAAAGAAAATAAAAATAGTAATTGCTGGACCCTTTGCAGCAGGCAAGACGCAGTTTATAGAGACAGTTAGTGAGATAAAACCTGTCAAAACAGAACGGAAAACGCAGGCAGTTGGTGAAAAGAATGTAAAAGAATACACCACCGTTGCAATGGACTTTGGAAAAATTCGTATAGACGATGAGCACGAGCTGTATCTCTTTGGCACGCCAGGTCAGTCAAGGTTTGACTTCATGTGGGAGATACTGGGTGAGGGTGCTCTTGGGATAATAATACTTGTAGACAGCACGGACCCTTCCACTTTCCACGAGGCAAGGAAAATAATAAACTTCTTCCAGTCTCGCTTTCCAGTTCCCATGGTGGTAGGTGCTAACAAACAAGACCTACCCAATGCATGGCCACCAGAGGATGTGGCTTTCGCTCTTGATATAAGCGAGGATGAAGGTATACCCGTATTACCTGTTTCCGCAATAGACAAGGAAAGTGTCAAGAAAGTGCTTCTTGCTCTGCTTGAGATAATAAGAGAAGAGCTATCCGCTTAA
- a CDS encoding Fe-S-containing hydro-lyase — MEKRIQTPLTDEVIQDLRAGDKVLITGYIYTARDAAHKRMVEALQRGEPLPIDVKGQVIYYVGPTPPKPGQVIGSAGPTTSIRMDKYVEDLLKLGLKGMIGKGYRSPQVRELLKKYRAVYFAAVGGVAVLLSKCIKSSEVVAYEDLGTEAIRRLYVEDFPVIVANDIYGGDVFEEGRKRFARIDL; from the coding sequence ATGGAAAAGAGGATTCAAACACCACTAACTGACGAAGTCATCCAAGACCTAAGAGCAGGAGACAAAGTTCTCATTACAGGCTACATATATACCGCAAGGGACGCAGCACACAAAAGGATGGTGGAAGCTCTTCAAAGGGGAGAGCCTTTACCCATAGATGTAAAGGGACAGGTCATATACTATGTGGGTCCCACACCACCAAAGCCTGGGCAAGTTATAGGCTCTGCTGGTCCTACTACCTCTATAAGGATGGATAAGTATGTGGAAGACCTTCTAAAGCTGGGTCTAAAGGGTATGATAGGCAAGGGGTATAGGTCTCCTCAGGTAAGGGAGCTTTTAAAAAAGTATAGGGCGGTATACTTTGCAGCGGTGGGTGGTGTGGCGGTTTTGCTCTCTAAGTGTATAAAGTCCTCAGAGGTGGTTGCCTACGAAGACCTTGGCACGGAAGCCATAAGAAGACTATACGTGGAAGACTTTCCTGTTATAGTTGCCAACGATATATACGGAGGGGATGTCTTTGAAGAGGGAAGAAAAAGGTTTGCAAGGATAGACCTATAA
- a CDS encoding roadblock/LC7 domain-containing protein codes for MDRYTQVLQELIRNTGLEGASLVSADGLPIASVLKPGMEEDRIAAMSAAILSLGERVSEELAKGNLEQITIKGQEGYIILTGVGKDAVMVVLADNNAKLGLLLMEIRKVQEKIKGMR; via the coding sequence ATGGATAGATATACTCAGGTTCTACAGGAGCTGATAAGGAACACAGGTTTAGAGGGTGCATCCCTTGTGTCCGCAGATGGGTTGCCCATAGCATCGGTCCTCAAACCAGGCATGGAAGAGGACCGAATAGCGGCGATGAGTGCAGCTATACTCTCATTGGGTGAACGCGTTTCAGAGGAATTAGCTAAGGGCAATTTGGAACAAATAACCATCAAGGGTCAGGAAGGGTATATTATTCTAACGGGAGTGGGAAAGGACGCAGTTATGGTAGTCCTTGCGGACAATAATGCCAAACTTGGACTACTGCTTATGGAGATAAGGAAGGTGCAAGAAAAGATAAAAGGGATGAGATAG